In Paenibacillus sp. G2S3, a single window of DNA contains:
- the rpsO gene encoding 30S ribosomal protein S15, with protein sequence MALTQERKHQLIDEHKTHESDTGSPEVQVAILTENIVNLTDHLRTHKKDHHSRRGLLKMVGQRRKLLAYLKNKDIRRYSALIERLGLRR encoded by the coding sequence ATGGCATTAACTCAAGAACGTAAACATCAATTGATCGACGAGCACAAAACTCACGAATCCGATACTGGATCCCCTGAGGTGCAAGTTGCTATCCTAACGGAGAACATCGTTAATTTGACTGACCACTTGCGTACGCACAAGAAAGATCATCACTCCCGTCGCGGATTGTTGAAAATGGTTGGACAACGTCGTAAACTTCTGGCGTATTTGAAAAACAAAGACATCAGACGTTACAGCGCCCTGATCGAAAGACTGGGATTGCGTCGTTAA